Genomic DNA from Chloroflexota bacterium:
GCCTTTCAGGAGAGGGGTTCCCCAGTGCCACCTGCACTGATCGCTGTCTGTGACAATACCGACCTTTCAAAACTGGTCTTCGAACACATCGCCGGAGGAAACATCCTTCCCGAATTGGAAAACCCCTCCCCGACGTTGGGAAAGGCTGGGGCGAAGGAAGTGACCTTGCGTATTGACACCAAACTGCTCAAGGAGGCGGAGAGCGCGGTAGAGGGAGAGACCAAACAACAGGTTGCCGAGAGATTGCGCAAAACCGTGGATACCGTGGGCAAAATCGAATGGGAGGGCGAAGGCGACCCGCCTGGCAAAGACATCCGCTGCGTGGTATCCGTTGGGATGCTCACGGAGGGCTGGGATGCGCAGAACGTGACGCAGATCCTGGGCCTGCGTGCCTTCACCTCGCAACTGCTGTGCGAGCAGGTGGTAGGGCGGGGGTTGCGAAGGCTGAACTACGATGAATTCACCGAACCCGAGTACGTGGACGTTTACGGTGTGCCTTTTGAGGTCATCCCGGTGAAGAAGAAGCCCGTTAGCCGCAGGGAAACTCCTAAAGTACCCACCCTGGTGCGCGCATTGCCCGAGCGCAAGCATTTGGAAATCACTTTCCCCCGCGTGGATGGCTACGTGTTTGATGTGCGCCAGCGCATTCGGGTGAATTTAGAGGATATACCTTACCTGAGAATTGACCCGACGACCGAACCGACTCTCGTGGTCACCAAGCCTGCTTCCGGGTATCGCATTGGGCGACCAGACCGTCTCGGTCCGGGACCCGAGGTGCTTCAGGACCGCAACCCGTTCCACCGCGAAAAGCGGCTTCAGGCGAGCGTCTACGAGATCGCTGCTGAACTCACCCAGCGGCTCAAAGACCGTCGGGAAGACTGGAACGCGCGGCATATCCTGTTCCCCCAGGTCCTCAACATCGTGTGGGAGTATCTCGAAAAGCGCGTCTTCTTCACTGAGGATACCCCGCTGGAGGAGATCGCATTGCTCAAGTACAAGCAATGGATTATCGATCGGCTTAGCCAGGCAATTGAGCCTGACACCGAGGCAGGCGAGCCGCCGATTCTGCCAGTGATCGAGCGTTTTCGTCCCATTGGTTCCACGTCGGAGGTGTTTTTCCGTACCGTACGGTCCACCGTGGGCACGACGAAAAGCCATATCAGCCACGTCGTGTTGGATGCTCCCAAATGGGAGCACAGTGTGGCCTTTCAATTGGAGCAGATGCCCGAGGTCATCGCCTACGCACGCAATGACCACATGGATTTCGAGATCCCGTACGAATGGGAGGGGAACGAACACCCGTACCGTCCCGACTATCTCATCCGTTTTCGTCGGTCTGATAATAGTGAACTCAAGATCATTTTGGAAGTGAAGGGCTTCGAGACGGAACAGGACCGGCAGAAAGAAGTCGGAGCGAAGCGGTGGGTGCGAGCGATTAACCACCACGGGGAGTTTGGAAAATGGGCATTTGTGGTGTGCAAAGACCCAGCACGCTTGAAGGAAACTTTGAGGAGTGTTGGCTCTATTTGAAGGAAGAATCACTCCAGCCCAGAGCCGCTCTCTGCGAATAAACCACATTTCCACACAGGAGGACACATCCGTGAAAGACCTCATCAAACTGTTTGTTGAAACCTACGGCCCCTCGGGCAACGAGGACCGCATCCGCCAGACCATCCGCCAGCAGGTGAAGGACCACGCCGACGAGGTGCGCGTGGACGCCATGGGCAACCTCATCGTGCGCCGCGCCGGCAAGAGCGATGGCCTCAAGGTGATGTTGGCCGCGCACATGGACGAGATCGGCATCATCGTCACCCACGTGGACGAGAAGGGCTTCCTGCGCTTCGCCCCGGTGGGCGGGGTGTGGAGCCTGGGTCTCCTGGGCCGCCGCGTCCAGTTCGCCGACGGCACCGTGGGCATCTTCGGCCTGGAGAAGTGGACCGAGCGCGAGAAGGTCCCGCCGATGGACAAGATGTTCCTGGACG
This window encodes:
- a CDS encoding DEAD/DEAH box helicase family protein codes for the protein MSEERALLVDNPIVNSPFEEPVRYWDYKEGQPVLAEGRRPAGYYLRPRTRGPQVSMFEEEFIPLETVNAIRERVKAWRERGYPGVTALTRQLLTHWNNPERERKLFFCQRESAETLIWLVEASPAEKQGIVIPRDEPNDPESQAKGYKALTRYACKMATASGKTVVMGMVIAWQVLNKLANPQDRRFSDAVLLVCPNLTIRERLQVLLPWHPKNYYVRFDLLPRGMLERLQQGKYLITNWHLFQPQDDSRSRGVVQRGPESDTAFCRRVLKELGNKQNLLVINDEAHHAYRPAQPLSPEEVKQLSREEREQLEEEFRAATVWVSGLDKINAVRGIHFCADFSATPFYIKGSGYDEGAPFPWIVSDFGLVDAIECGIVKIPRVPVDDNTGALIPKYFRLWEHINQRLPASERQTTRRRAKPESVLREAEGALATLASEWKKTFEAFQERGSPVPPALIAVCDNTDLSKLVFEHIAGGNILPELENPSPTLGKAGAKEVTLRIDTKLLKEAESAVEGETKQQVAERLRKTVDTVGKIEWEGEGDPPGKDIRCVVSVGMLTEGWDAQNVTQILGLRAFTSQLLCEQVVGRGLRRLNYDEFTEPEYVDVYGVPFEVIPVKKKPVSRRETPKVPTLVRALPERKHLEITFPRVDGYVFDVRQRIRVNLEDIPYLRIDPTTEPTLVVTKPASGYRIGRPDRLGPGPEVLQDRNPFHREKRLQASVYEIAAELTQRLKDRREDWNARHILFPQVLNIVWEYLEKRVFFTEDTPLEEIALLKYKQWIIDRLSQAIEPDTEAGEPPILPVIERFRPIGSTSEVFFRTVRSTVGTTKSHISHVVLDAPKWEHSVAFQLEQMPEVIAYARNDHMDFEIPYEWEGNEHPYRPDYLIRFRRSDNSELKIILEVKGFETEQDRQKEVGAKRWVRAINHHGEFGKWAFVVCKDPARLKETLRSVGSI